One window of the Misgurnus anguillicaudatus chromosome 8, ASM2758022v2, whole genome shotgun sequence genome contains the following:
- the lrrfip1b gene encoding uncharacterized protein lrrfip1b isoform X24: MATQLTGRKRIPNREKLSAEDDALSQIAREAEARLAAKRAARAEAREIRMKELERQQKEEDSERYSRHTRRHTSISDDEERMSVGSRGSLRPSDYNGFLGSGSRASSRASSARASPVVEERSDFLEKGSRTASTLSAATLASLGGGSSRRGSCDTSVSADTEASIREMKDSLVEVEEKYRKAMVSNAHLDNEKTNLMYQVDTLRETLMEMEELLCETRRECEEKTRAYEREHHAHSVLKVQFEEMKETLKQSEELLTEAQQSHGKQKDYIREISDLQETLEWKDKKIRALERQKEYSDIIHDERDTLRDEISRLRDALKKHGIVLGSKVTTNGEVADGSIDGHVSAEPASRMIQDAHTPTISGEGMLGRTPEHYNIPKTQTEIAGNLWWTTQVLEKSSPNQQMQDGERNEKDNSSEERIDIDDLGPSDSLRDETTEDNQTESSEQEINHSSENEVRMFRAPTNKAIRTQRNLLNPNKENLIQFKSTLNETPPDKLKTVVVGKRLNAKGGSYSKMSKKSTECRFNSSQPLTCTPVNDSTVMSKTSTSEIDLSTKTSQSVPRKPLKQYQKISVQYNTETRRSENRIPLGVTDATKISHDLMLEPTVFNEEGIFNIAGGNNTQAWNQETDVESVLDTFNMPVEYKGVAFLLDSCEEAFALDVALLASDEIGVHCSTTVGVGEPIADKSQTLLKTKMKLKRIFSCCVS; this comes from the exons ATGGCAACTCAATTAACGGGAAGGAAAAGAATTCCTAACCGAGAGAAACTGTCTGCGGAGGATGATGCTCTGAGTCAAATAGCCCGAGAG GCGGAGGCCAGGCTAGCAGCTAAACGGGCTGCCCGGGCAGAAGCTCGAGAAATCCGTATGAAGGAACTGGAGAGGCAACAAAAAGAG GAAGACAGTGAGCGGTATTCTCGCCACACTCGGAGACACACTTCG ATATCAGATGATGAGGAGCGCATGTCTGTTGGCAGTCGAGGCAGTTTAAGG CCTTCAGACTACAATGGCTTTCTTGGCTCTGGTTCGAGGGCCTCATCTAGGGCCAGTTCAGCTCGTGCCAGCCCTGTG gtgGAGGAAAGATCAGACTTCCTGGAGAAG GGCTCCAGGACAGCTTCCACGCTTTCTGCTGCAACTCTAGCATCTCTGGGTGGAGGGTCATCACGAAGAGGAAGCTGTGATACCTCGGTTTCTGCTGACACTGAGGCGTCCATACGAGAAATGAAG GACTCCCTGGTGGAGGTGGAAGAGAAATATCGTAAGGCTATGGTGTCCAATGCTCACCTGGACAATGAGAAGACCAACCTGATGTATCAGGTGGACACACTGAGAGAAACTCTGATGGAGATGGAGGAACTTTTGTGTGAGACACGCAGGGAGTGTGAAGAGAAAACCAGG GCGTATGAGCGAGAACATCATGCTCACAGTGTCCTGAAAGTCCAATTTGAGGAGATGAAGGAAACACTAAAGCAGAGTGAAGAGCTATTGACG GAAGCCCAACAGTCGCATGGGAAGCAGAAGGATTACATTAGAGAGATCTCTGACCTGCAAGAAACATTGGAATGGAAAGATAAAAAGATCCGG GCATTAGAGAGACAGAAGGAGTATTCAGACATTATCCATGACGAACGGGACACACTCAGGGATGAGATTTCCCGCCTTAGGGATGCTCTAAAG AAACATGGAATAGTTCTGGGATCTAAGGTGACGACCAACGGAGAAGTAGCAGACGGGTCGATTGATGGCCATGTAAGTGCAGAACCAGCCTCCCGAATGATCCAAGATGCTCACACGCCCACCATAAGCGGAGAAGGCATGTTAG GCAGAACTCCAGAACATTACAACATCCCTAAAACACAAACTGAGATCGCTGGAAATCTGTGGTGGACCACACAGGTGCTTGAGAAGAGTTCACCGAATCAACAGATGCAAGATGGTGAAAGAAACGAGAAGGACAATTCGTCAGAAGAGCGCATTGACATAGATGATCTTGGGCCCAGTGACAGTTTAAGAGATGAGACGACTGAGGACAATCAGACAGAAAGCAGTGAACAAGAAATAAATCATTCTTCTGAGAATGAAGTCAGGATGTTCAGGGCACCTACAAATAAAGCAATTCGGACACAGAGGAATCTTCTAAATCCTAACAAAGAAAATTTAATACAATTTAAGTCAACACTGAATGAAACACCCCCAGATAAATTAAAAACAGTAGTGGTTGGTAAAAGGTTAAATGCAAAGGGGGGTTCTTACtcaaaaatgtctaaaaaatCTACAGAGTGCCGATTTAACTCTTCACAACCCCTAACATGCACTCCAGTTAATGATTCTACAGTTATGAGCAAAACAAGCACGTCAGAGATTGATTTAAGCACTAAAACTTCACAAAGTGTGCCACGGAAACCATTAAAACAGTATCAAAAAATATCTGTACAGTACAATACAGAGACCAGGCGATCAGAGAATAGGATACCCTTAGGAGTCACTGATGCAACCAAAATCTCTCATGATCTAATGCTTGAACCCACAGTCTTTAATGAAGAGGGTATTTTTAATATAGCAGGAGGCAATAATACACAAGCCTGGAACCAGGAGACAGATGTAGAATCAGTGCTAGATACATTTAACATGCCAGTAGAGTACAAGGGCGTTGCATTTCTTCTGGATAGTTGTGAAGAAGCTTTTGCATTGGATGTTGCTCTTTTAGCATCGGATGAAATAGGTGTGCACTGCAGTACAACAGTCGGTGTGGGAGAACCTATTGCAGATAAGTCCCAGACATTACTAAAGACCAAGATGAAGTTAAAGAGGATCTTCAGCTGCTGTGTGTCGTGA
- the lrrfip1b gene encoding uncharacterized protein lrrfip1b isoform X12, with translation MATQLTGRKRIPNREKLSAEDDALSQIAREAEARLAAKRAARAEAREIRMKELERQQKEIYHAHKEDSERYSRHTRRHTSISDDEERMSVGSRGSLRPSALFSENPRSRSHRGSLYEESSYSGSRRFSGSSTRVPSDYNGFLGSGSRASSRASSARASPVVEERSDFLEKGSRTASTLSAATLASLGGGSSRRGSCDTSVSADTEASIREMKDSLVEVEEKYRKAMVSNAHLDNEKTNLMYQVDTLRETLMEMEELLCETRRECEEKTRAYEREHHAHSVLKVQFEEMKETLKQSEELLTEAQQSHGKQKDYIREISDLQETLEWKDKKIRALERQKEYSDIIHDERDTLRDEISRLRDALKKHGIVLGSKVTTNGEVADGSIDGHVSAEPASRMIQDAHTPTISGEGMLGRTPEHYNIPKTQTEIAGNLWWTTQVLEKSSPNQQMQDGERNEKDNSSEERIDIDDLGPSDSLRDETTEDNQTESSEQEINHSSENEVRMFRAPTNKAIRTQRNLLNPNKENLIQFKSTLNETPPDKLKTVVVGKRLNAKGGSYSKMSKKSTECRFNSSQPLTCTPVNDSTVMSKTSTSEIDLSTKTSQSVPRKPLKQYQKISVQYNTETRRSENRIPLGVTDATKISHDLMLEPTVFNEEGIFNIAGGNNTQAWNQETDVESVLDTFNMPVEYKGVAFLLDSCEEAFALDVALLASDEIGVHCSTTVGVGEPIADKSQTLLKTKMKLKRIFSCCVS, from the exons ATGGCAACTCAATTAACGGGAAGGAAAAGAATTCCTAACCGAGAGAAACTGTCTGCGGAGGATGATGCTCTGAGTCAAATAGCCCGAGAG GCGGAGGCCAGGCTAGCAGCTAAACGGGCTGCCCGGGCAGAAGCTCGAGAAATCCGTATGAAGGAACTGGAGAGGCAACAAAAAGAG ATATATCATGCACACAAG GAAGACAGTGAGCGGTATTCTCGCCACACTCGGAGACACACTTCG ATATCAGATGATGAGGAGCGCATGTCTGTTGGCAGTCGAGGCAGTTTAAGG CCCTCTGCACTTTTTAGTGAAAATCCCCGCTCAAGAAGTCACAGG GGCTCACTGTATGAAGAGAGTTCATATTCTGGCTCTAGGCGTTTCAGTGGGTCCAGCACAAGAGTC CCTTCAGACTACAATGGCTTTCTTGGCTCTGGTTCGAGGGCCTCATCTAGGGCCAGTTCAGCTCGTGCCAGCCCTGTG gtgGAGGAAAGATCAGACTTCCTGGAGAAG GGCTCCAGGACAGCTTCCACGCTTTCTGCTGCAACTCTAGCATCTCTGGGTGGAGGGTCATCACGAAGAGGAAGCTGTGATACCTCGGTTTCTGCTGACACTGAGGCGTCCATACGAGAAATGAAG GACTCCCTGGTGGAGGTGGAAGAGAAATATCGTAAGGCTATGGTGTCCAATGCTCACCTGGACAATGAGAAGACCAACCTGATGTATCAGGTGGACACACTGAGAGAAACTCTGATGGAGATGGAGGAACTTTTGTGTGAGACACGCAGGGAGTGTGAAGAGAAAACCAGG GCGTATGAGCGAGAACATCATGCTCACAGTGTCCTGAAAGTCCAATTTGAGGAGATGAAGGAAACACTAAAGCAGAGTGAAGAGCTATTGACG GAAGCCCAACAGTCGCATGGGAAGCAGAAGGATTACATTAGAGAGATCTCTGACCTGCAAGAAACATTGGAATGGAAAGATAAAAAGATCCGG GCATTAGAGAGACAGAAGGAGTATTCAGACATTATCCATGACGAACGGGACACACTCAGGGATGAGATTTCCCGCCTTAGGGATGCTCTAAAG AAACATGGAATAGTTCTGGGATCTAAGGTGACGACCAACGGAGAAGTAGCAGACGGGTCGATTGATGGCCATGTAAGTGCAGAACCAGCCTCCCGAATGATCCAAGATGCTCACACGCCCACCATAAGCGGAGAAGGCATGTTAG GCAGAACTCCAGAACATTACAACATCCCTAAAACACAAACTGAGATCGCTGGAAATCTGTGGTGGACCACACAGGTGCTTGAGAAGAGTTCACCGAATCAACAGATGCAAGATGGTGAAAGAAACGAGAAGGACAATTCGTCAGAAGAGCGCATTGACATAGATGATCTTGGGCCCAGTGACAGTTTAAGAGATGAGACGACTGAGGACAATCAGACAGAAAGCAGTGAACAAGAAATAAATCATTCTTCTGAGAATGAAGTCAGGATGTTCAGGGCACCTACAAATAAAGCAATTCGGACACAGAGGAATCTTCTAAATCCTAACAAAGAAAATTTAATACAATTTAAGTCAACACTGAATGAAACACCCCCAGATAAATTAAAAACAGTAGTGGTTGGTAAAAGGTTAAATGCAAAGGGGGGTTCTTACtcaaaaatgtctaaaaaatCTACAGAGTGCCGATTTAACTCTTCACAACCCCTAACATGCACTCCAGTTAATGATTCTACAGTTATGAGCAAAACAAGCACGTCAGAGATTGATTTAAGCACTAAAACTTCACAAAGTGTGCCACGGAAACCATTAAAACAGTATCAAAAAATATCTGTACAGTACAATACAGAGACCAGGCGATCAGAGAATAGGATACCCTTAGGAGTCACTGATGCAACCAAAATCTCTCATGATCTAATGCTTGAACCCACAGTCTTTAATGAAGAGGGTATTTTTAATATAGCAGGAGGCAATAATACACAAGCCTGGAACCAGGAGACAGATGTAGAATCAGTGCTAGATACATTTAACATGCCAGTAGAGTACAAGGGCGTTGCATTTCTTCTGGATAGTTGTGAAGAAGCTTTTGCATTGGATGTTGCTCTTTTAGCATCGGATGAAATAGGTGTGCACTGCAGTACAACAGTCGGTGTGGGAGAACCTATTGCAGATAAGTCCCAGACATTACTAAAGACCAAGATGAAGTTAAAGAGGATCTTCAGCTGCTGTGTGTCGTGA
- the lrrfip1b gene encoding uncharacterized protein lrrfip1b isoform X3: protein MATQLTGRKRIPNREKLSAEDDALSQIAREAEARLAAKRAARAEAREIRMKELERQQKEIYHAHKKYYGLDNKWGHIEQWMEDSERYSRHTRRHTSISDDEERMSVGSRGSLRGNHTDLYSSTSSLPSARLQNGRGSLYEESSYSGSRRFSGSSTRVPSDYNGFLGSGSRASSRASSARASPVVEERSDFLEKGSRTASTLSAATLASLGGGSSRRGSCDTSVSADTEASIREMKDSLVEVEEKYRKAMVSNAHLDNEKTNLMYQVDTLRETLMEMEELLCETRRECEEKTRAYEREHHAHSVLKVQFEEMKETLKQSEELLTEAQQSHGKQKDYIREISDLQETLEWKDKKIRALERQKEYSDIIHDERDTLRDEISRLRDALKKHGIVLGSKVTTNGEVADGSIDGHVSAEPASRMIQDAHTPTISGEGMLGRTPEHYNIPKTQTEIAGNLWWTTQVLEKSSPNQQMQDGERNEKDNSSEERIDIDDLGPSDSLRDETTEDNQTESSEQEINHSSENEVRMFRAPTNKAIRTQRNLLNPNKENLIQFKSTLNETPPDKLKTVVVGKRLNAKGGSYSKMSKKSTECRFNSSQPLTCTPVNDSTVMSKTSTSEIDLSTKTSQSVPRKPLKQYQKISVQYNTETRRSENRIPLGVTDATKISHDLMLEPTVFNEEGIFNIAGGNNTQAWNQETDVESVLDTFNMPVEYKGVAFLLDSCEEAFALDVALLASDEIGVHCSTTVGVGEPIADKSQTLLKTKMKLKRIFSCCVS, encoded by the exons ATGGCAACTCAATTAACGGGAAGGAAAAGAATTCCTAACCGAGAGAAACTGTCTGCGGAGGATGATGCTCTGAGTCAAATAGCCCGAGAG GCGGAGGCCAGGCTAGCAGCTAAACGGGCTGCCCGGGCAGAAGCTCGAGAAATCCGTATGAAGGAACTGGAGAGGCAACAAAAAGAG ATATATCATGCACACAAG AAATACTATGGGCTGGACAACAAATGGGGCCATATTGAACAGTGGATG GAAGACAGTGAGCGGTATTCTCGCCACACTCGGAGACACACTTCG ATATCAGATGATGAGGAGCGCATGTCTGTTGGCAGTCGAGGCAGTTTAAGG GGCAACCACACAGATCTCTACAGCAGCACCAGCAGTCTGCCTTCAGCCAGACTACAAAATGGACGG GGCTCACTGTATGAAGAGAGTTCATATTCTGGCTCTAGGCGTTTCAGTGGGTCCAGCACAAGAGTC CCTTCAGACTACAATGGCTTTCTTGGCTCTGGTTCGAGGGCCTCATCTAGGGCCAGTTCAGCTCGTGCCAGCCCTGTG gtgGAGGAAAGATCAGACTTCCTGGAGAAG GGCTCCAGGACAGCTTCCACGCTTTCTGCTGCAACTCTAGCATCTCTGGGTGGAGGGTCATCACGAAGAGGAAGCTGTGATACCTCGGTTTCTGCTGACACTGAGGCGTCCATACGAGAAATGAAG GACTCCCTGGTGGAGGTGGAAGAGAAATATCGTAAGGCTATGGTGTCCAATGCTCACCTGGACAATGAGAAGACCAACCTGATGTATCAGGTGGACACACTGAGAGAAACTCTGATGGAGATGGAGGAACTTTTGTGTGAGACACGCAGGGAGTGTGAAGAGAAAACCAGG GCGTATGAGCGAGAACATCATGCTCACAGTGTCCTGAAAGTCCAATTTGAGGAGATGAAGGAAACACTAAAGCAGAGTGAAGAGCTATTGACG GAAGCCCAACAGTCGCATGGGAAGCAGAAGGATTACATTAGAGAGATCTCTGACCTGCAAGAAACATTGGAATGGAAAGATAAAAAGATCCGG GCATTAGAGAGACAGAAGGAGTATTCAGACATTATCCATGACGAACGGGACACACTCAGGGATGAGATTTCCCGCCTTAGGGATGCTCTAAAG AAACATGGAATAGTTCTGGGATCTAAGGTGACGACCAACGGAGAAGTAGCAGACGGGTCGATTGATGGCCATGTAAGTGCAGAACCAGCCTCCCGAATGATCCAAGATGCTCACACGCCCACCATAAGCGGAGAAGGCATGTTAG GCAGAACTCCAGAACATTACAACATCCCTAAAACACAAACTGAGATCGCTGGAAATCTGTGGTGGACCACACAGGTGCTTGAGAAGAGTTCACCGAATCAACAGATGCAAGATGGTGAAAGAAACGAGAAGGACAATTCGTCAGAAGAGCGCATTGACATAGATGATCTTGGGCCCAGTGACAGTTTAAGAGATGAGACGACTGAGGACAATCAGACAGAAAGCAGTGAACAAGAAATAAATCATTCTTCTGAGAATGAAGTCAGGATGTTCAGGGCACCTACAAATAAAGCAATTCGGACACAGAGGAATCTTCTAAATCCTAACAAAGAAAATTTAATACAATTTAAGTCAACACTGAATGAAACACCCCCAGATAAATTAAAAACAGTAGTGGTTGGTAAAAGGTTAAATGCAAAGGGGGGTTCTTACtcaaaaatgtctaaaaaatCTACAGAGTGCCGATTTAACTCTTCACAACCCCTAACATGCACTCCAGTTAATGATTCTACAGTTATGAGCAAAACAAGCACGTCAGAGATTGATTTAAGCACTAAAACTTCACAAAGTGTGCCACGGAAACCATTAAAACAGTATCAAAAAATATCTGTACAGTACAATACAGAGACCAGGCGATCAGAGAATAGGATACCCTTAGGAGTCACTGATGCAACCAAAATCTCTCATGATCTAATGCTTGAACCCACAGTCTTTAATGAAGAGGGTATTTTTAATATAGCAGGAGGCAATAATACACAAGCCTGGAACCAGGAGACAGATGTAGAATCAGTGCTAGATACATTTAACATGCCAGTAGAGTACAAGGGCGTTGCATTTCTTCTGGATAGTTGTGAAGAAGCTTTTGCATTGGATGTTGCTCTTTTAGCATCGGATGAAATAGGTGTGCACTGCAGTACAACAGTCGGTGTGGGAGAACCTATTGCAGATAAGTCCCAGACATTACTAAAGACCAAGATGAAGTTAAAGAGGATCTTCAGCTGCTGTGTGTCGTGA
- the lrrfip1b gene encoding uncharacterized protein lrrfip1b isoform X16, with product MATQLTGRKRIPNREKLSAEDDALSQIAREAEARLAAKRAARAEAREIRMKELERQQKEIYHAHKKYYGLDNKWGHIEQWMEDSERYSRHTRRHTSISDDEERMSVGSRGSLRPSDYNGFLGSGSRASSRASSARASPVVEERSDFLEKGSRTASTLSAATLASLGGGSSRRGSCDTSVSADTEASIREMKDSLVEVEEKYRKAMVSNAHLDNEKTNLMYQVDTLRETLMEMEELLCETRRECEEKTRAYEREHHAHSVLKVQFEEMKETLKQSEELLTEAQQSHGKQKDYIREISDLQETLEWKDKKIRALERQKEYSDIIHDERDTLRDEISRLRDALKKHGIVLGSKVTTNGEVADGSIDGHVSAEPASRMIQDAHTPTISGEGMLGRTPEHYNIPKTQTEIAGNLWWTTQVLEKSSPNQQMQDGERNEKDNSSEERIDIDDLGPSDSLRDETTEDNQTESSEQEINHSSENEVRMFRAPTNKAIRTQRNLLNPNKENLIQFKSTLNETPPDKLKTVVVGKRLNAKGGSYSKMSKKSTECRFNSSQPLTCTPVNDSTVMSKTSTSEIDLSTKTSQSVPRKPLKQYQKISVQYNTETRRSENRIPLGVTDATKISHDLMLEPTVFNEEGIFNIAGGNNTQAWNQETDVESVLDTFNMPVEYKGVAFLLDSCEEAFALDVALLASDEIGVHCSTTVGVGEPIADKSQTLLKTKMKLKRIFSCCVS from the exons ATGGCAACTCAATTAACGGGAAGGAAAAGAATTCCTAACCGAGAGAAACTGTCTGCGGAGGATGATGCTCTGAGTCAAATAGCCCGAGAG GCGGAGGCCAGGCTAGCAGCTAAACGGGCTGCCCGGGCAGAAGCTCGAGAAATCCGTATGAAGGAACTGGAGAGGCAACAAAAAGAG ATATATCATGCACACAAG AAATACTATGGGCTGGACAACAAATGGGGCCATATTGAACAGTGGATG GAAGACAGTGAGCGGTATTCTCGCCACACTCGGAGACACACTTCG ATATCAGATGATGAGGAGCGCATGTCTGTTGGCAGTCGAGGCAGTTTAAGG CCTTCAGACTACAATGGCTTTCTTGGCTCTGGTTCGAGGGCCTCATCTAGGGCCAGTTCAGCTCGTGCCAGCCCTGTG gtgGAGGAAAGATCAGACTTCCTGGAGAAG GGCTCCAGGACAGCTTCCACGCTTTCTGCTGCAACTCTAGCATCTCTGGGTGGAGGGTCATCACGAAGAGGAAGCTGTGATACCTCGGTTTCTGCTGACACTGAGGCGTCCATACGAGAAATGAAG GACTCCCTGGTGGAGGTGGAAGAGAAATATCGTAAGGCTATGGTGTCCAATGCTCACCTGGACAATGAGAAGACCAACCTGATGTATCAGGTGGACACACTGAGAGAAACTCTGATGGAGATGGAGGAACTTTTGTGTGAGACACGCAGGGAGTGTGAAGAGAAAACCAGG GCGTATGAGCGAGAACATCATGCTCACAGTGTCCTGAAAGTCCAATTTGAGGAGATGAAGGAAACACTAAAGCAGAGTGAAGAGCTATTGACG GAAGCCCAACAGTCGCATGGGAAGCAGAAGGATTACATTAGAGAGATCTCTGACCTGCAAGAAACATTGGAATGGAAAGATAAAAAGATCCGG GCATTAGAGAGACAGAAGGAGTATTCAGACATTATCCATGACGAACGGGACACACTCAGGGATGAGATTTCCCGCCTTAGGGATGCTCTAAAG AAACATGGAATAGTTCTGGGATCTAAGGTGACGACCAACGGAGAAGTAGCAGACGGGTCGATTGATGGCCATGTAAGTGCAGAACCAGCCTCCCGAATGATCCAAGATGCTCACACGCCCACCATAAGCGGAGAAGGCATGTTAG GCAGAACTCCAGAACATTACAACATCCCTAAAACACAAACTGAGATCGCTGGAAATCTGTGGTGGACCACACAGGTGCTTGAGAAGAGTTCACCGAATCAACAGATGCAAGATGGTGAAAGAAACGAGAAGGACAATTCGTCAGAAGAGCGCATTGACATAGATGATCTTGGGCCCAGTGACAGTTTAAGAGATGAGACGACTGAGGACAATCAGACAGAAAGCAGTGAACAAGAAATAAATCATTCTTCTGAGAATGAAGTCAGGATGTTCAGGGCACCTACAAATAAAGCAATTCGGACACAGAGGAATCTTCTAAATCCTAACAAAGAAAATTTAATACAATTTAAGTCAACACTGAATGAAACACCCCCAGATAAATTAAAAACAGTAGTGGTTGGTAAAAGGTTAAATGCAAAGGGGGGTTCTTACtcaaaaatgtctaaaaaatCTACAGAGTGCCGATTTAACTCTTCACAACCCCTAACATGCACTCCAGTTAATGATTCTACAGTTATGAGCAAAACAAGCACGTCAGAGATTGATTTAAGCACTAAAACTTCACAAAGTGTGCCACGGAAACCATTAAAACAGTATCAAAAAATATCTGTACAGTACAATACAGAGACCAGGCGATCAGAGAATAGGATACCCTTAGGAGTCACTGATGCAACCAAAATCTCTCATGATCTAATGCTTGAACCCACAGTCTTTAATGAAGAGGGTATTTTTAATATAGCAGGAGGCAATAATACACAAGCCTGGAACCAGGAGACAGATGTAGAATCAGTGCTAGATACATTTAACATGCCAGTAGAGTACAAGGGCGTTGCATTTCTTCTGGATAGTTGTGAAGAAGCTTTTGCATTGGATGTTGCTCTTTTAGCATCGGATGAAATAGGTGTGCACTGCAGTACAACAGTCGGTGTGGGAGAACCTATTGCAGATAAGTCCCAGACATTACTAAAGACCAAGATGAAGTTAAAGAGGATCTTCAGCTGCTGTGTGTCGTGA